The genomic window AAAACCCGCGCGACttttaaaaccttcaattttttcttggacTTCATGTTGATTTTGGGGAACGTTTATATAATTGGGAAGAAGAACGTTCACTATCACCTCGCATACCTGTCGCACAATACCACAAACAGTGGATTTTCCGACACCAAATAGATTTCCGATCGTTCGAAAGTGAGCCGTGTCCGCAAGCCAATATAATGTTATGGCAACTCGATGACGCACTGTAATGGCTTTCCTGTAATTGGTGTCCCTTTTAGAGATATGTGGCGAAAGTTCTCGGCAAAGGCGATTAAATGCTTCTTTAGACATGCGAAAATTCTCATTCCAGTCCTTTTCTTCCCAATCTTGGCAAGTCTCTTCCCAAAATATCTGCGACCGGGGTTTTAGCCAAATACGGCGAACAGGAAGATGTTGGAGAAGAAATCGAAgcaaaaaacggaaaaacaatGATGAAACGAGACGTCTCCGACGGACATAGCGATTAAACCGTCTCTCTGCGTTTCTCTGTCGGTTTTGTGTAATTCTGAGGTTTTCCCTCAGCCGTGACTGCGTCAACAACAGCAGGATATTGTGATTTAAACTGACCGCCATTTTTATTGCGTCTTTaattttgttggcaacaattaatatcaaaacgaGGCTGCGTAATACCTAACCCAGTCTGCAGTGTGAACGGTTCTTGAGCAACAcatgttttataaaaccatgtttaaaaaaactacgtttaatgaaacttgtttaaattGGTGTGAACAGGGCATTAGATTGAAAACCTCCGCCAACACCCATGGACGATACATGTGCCCGCGGACATTTGTTGATTTTATCAGCGCCCATGTAACACAACTTGAATATTCATGTATTTTTGATAAAGCTCCGATCGGCGTGTTGAGCTTTTATTCTTGTCGGCTTTTGCTTTTATCTGCATAGATCGTGCGCTTTCGTTAGCTTCTCTACTGtaagaaaatgttttcagttCGTCTAAGAAATGCAGCTCCTTTCTTAAGCGCTGGTATTGCGGCTGGATCGGCAGTTTTGCTTGGATATCACGCTTGTTATGGCACAGGTAATGATACGAACTATGTTTTCGCTTTCACCGCTTATGTTTGTTTTGCGAGTATGAATGTTTTTTGCAGTAAACATAGTTAAACAGCTTAGTAAGACATAAATTGAGCGTTTTTGAtcgaaaaca from Pocillopora verrucosa isolate sample1 chromosome 8, ASM3666991v2, whole genome shotgun sequence includes these protein-coding regions:
- the LOC136283062 gene encoding putative nuclease HARBI1 produces the protein MAVSLNHNILLLLTQSRLRENLRITQNRQRNAERRFNRYVRRRRLVSSLFFRFLLRFLLQHLPVRRIWLKPRSQIFWEETCQDWEEKDWNENFRMSKEAFNRLCRELSPHISKRDTNYRKAITVRHRVAITLYWLADTAHFRTIGNLFGVGKSTVCGIVRQVCEVIVNVLLPNYINVPQNQHEVQEKIEGFKSRAGFPQVVAAVDGCHVPVIGPRQSPDDYVSRKGFHS